The window ATCTGCATACTTCTCTAAATTATCAAGCAAATGCGAGGCGATAATAATCAACTTGCCCTCTGCTTTTTTCTGCATTAAAATTTTCGAAATGATTTCTACATTATTCGGATCAAGCCCGTTCATTACTTCGTCCATCATCATAATTTCAGTATTGGCAACAATTTGCATCGCGAAACAAAGGCGCTGGCGCATGCCAAGCGAGTACGTGCCCGTTTTTTTATTTACATAATGCCCCATATTGAGTGCCGCAATCGTTTCATCAATGAGCTTCATATCCGATTTCCACATTGTCGCAAACATTTTTAAATGCTCGCGTCCACTTAAATGGTTGTACAAATCACTTTGGTCGGGCATCATTGACACGAATTGATGGATTTTCACTTCATTTGATTTACTGGAATAGCTTAACCGATTATCAAAAAGCACGTTGCCCTTTGTCGGTTGCAAGTAGTTCATTAACACATTCATTAAAGTTGATTTGCCCGTTCCATTTGGCGCAACAAGCCCGATGAGTTCGCCTTGTTCAAACGTAATTGAAATATCATTGAGTACTTTTTTGTCTCCAAATTGCACCGAAATATTTTGAATCTGAATCATTTTCCATCCCCCTATTTCACCAGCTTAAACCGTTTATTGAAAGAAATGAGCAGCGTTAAAATAAGTACGATGCCAGCTCCTAATGCTAATAATTGAATTCCTAAGCGGTAGTCTAAAGACTCGCTCCCTAAGTAAAAGTTTTGGTATTTCGAAACGATTTTTCCTACTTGAATATAAGAGGTTGGATACAGTTCGACATTCCAAAAATAACCGACACCACGACTCAAATAAAATTTTTCACCAAAAATGATGAGAATGGCAACAGCTAAATTTACCATTTCTTGACGGAATATGACACTGCACAGTAAGACAACCGCAATTATAACGATGAACCACATGAACAGCAATGCAAATGATTGCGCTAAAAACGCACCGAGCGTCATCATGTCAAAACTACCTTCTTTTTGCCATTGTAACGTCGTTGTAAATACTGGTGAAGGTAGCTGGAAATGGCCAAAGCCAGATTGCATGCCAATCATAATAAATCCTACGCCTAATGGGATAAATAGTGCTAGGCTCCCGATAAAAGCGACGAGCATTTTTACAAGGAGCTTTTTCCAATCTGCTATCGGGAAGCCTTTTAAAATAGAAGGGTGGCGGCAATCCTTCGTTACAATATCGATGGCCAAGAGCAATGCACAAATGATTAAAATAATCGGCAATGGACCGATTAATAAACGTTCAACAGTTTGCAACGCTGTACGCTGTTCGAACTGATTAATAGATAGCGCATAATCCGCTTTGGCATAAGCTTTGTACCGGACAAATTGCTCTAACGAATGATAAAAGCCCAAAGCATGTGCCAGTTCGCGGTCCTTCACATAATAGCGAGGATTGTACGAAAGGTGTTCGTTGTAATAGGTCATATAATTCGTGGTGAAGTACCAATCGCTTGTGACCCTCGCATATTCTTGCAAATCACCTGCATCGAGTGCAGTCAGCCTTGTTTTGTCTAATGGGTTGAATTTGAGGTACGTATAATAGTACTCCTTGGTAACAGGGTGAATGAAGTCAAAATTTGACCTCATTACGCTATAAATAAATTCCTGCCGTGTTAAATAGCGTGCTTCGATTTCCTCTCGATCTACCTTTTCAATCGGATCATAGGCAGGAGCGACTTTAATGGCGTAAAAAAATGCCGCAAACGCTAACAGGAAATAGATGGCCAAGTTTTTCTTATTCGTAAAAAATTGCTTGAGTTCAAATTTAAAATATCCGCTCATAACTTTCCCTCCTATGTCCGTTTTATTTTTCCTGTTGAGAAGAATGTTTTAATGACGAATAGCATGATCATGATACAAATGGTCATAATTAGTAACCCGGCATTCATCGTAATATCAACAGGTTTTGCAAGATCTAGTGGCATACCATTTACGATTTCATTGAAGTTCATGAAATGGAATGGATTGTACGGGAAAATGCTAACAAGCGATGGGAAAATAATTTGTAAAAAGAACAAAATACAATGCACGAATAATGTTAAGTACATATTTTTCAACAGTACATTCAAAATAATGGATAGCAACATGACGAATACGGAAATGACGAGCATATAGCCAATACAACGTGCAATATATCCCACACTTGAAATGAGCGCTGCTTCCCCTAAATAGACTTTGACTGGTTCTGCTGGATCTCCGAAACCGTTTAGCAAGAGGGGTGCCGCACTAATAAAAATGAGCACAATAAATGCGAGAACATATGAAAATGCAATGATACATTTTGAAAGAATATAATGATCAAAGCGTATTGGATAGCCTTTTATAATGCTAGAATGCTCAAAATCATCGAGTAAAATCGCACTCGTATAAAAGCTCATAAAGATGTACCATCCGACACCTACTAAGCTAAAGAAAAATAATAAAAACGGTATGTAATGGGATAAATCACTCACGGCATCCTTACCAGATTCATACATCGTTTTAAAATATAAATAATTCATTGCATTTTGAAGCTTGGAGGGTAGTAATTCTACTACTTTTTCATAGTCTTCCAGCTTAAATGCTTGCTGCCGGAGTTCTGCAATTCTTAGAGAAGCCTCATAATACATTGGATAATTTTCAACAGTTAAGGCAGCAATTTGTAAGGCAATCGCGCTTTTTTGTTGGGTTAAATTTTTAAACAAATCACTCCCATCGCCGTTTTTAGAAGCATCCTGAACCTGAAATTTAGACAGGAAAGCGCTCGAGTTATAATAATCGCCTTTTCGCTCATTCAGTTGATCGCCAATGGACTGCGCTTTAATGAAAAACATACAGCCGAAAACGACGACCACAACCGCAAGCAAAGCCACTAAATTCTTTCGGTTTTTGCGCTCAATTAGTAGTCCTACTTTTAATGCTTGAAACACTCGCATCTCCCTTTCTATTAATATTCTGTAAATTGGTTACACTTTATAGAATAATCAAATTTTTTATATTTTACAAATTTTTGTAATATTAGGTAGATATTTTCTGATAGTGAGATAAAGGATATTGGAGTTTTAATATGTATAAAGTCACTTCTTTTAAATAGTTAATTCAAACAGTTGCCTGTCCGATATTTAAAGATTGCTGAATTTTTATAAGGTCAACCCTAAGTTATGGTGATGAGCCAAGATTTTGTAACATGGTAATTACACTATTCGGTTCAACAAGAAAACGTATTTCTTTTCACGAAAAGGTTTTAGTTTACATAACATTTTTCCAATATGAACAAACCTTTCCTCCTCTTCTCGATTCAGCATTAACTACCAATTTGTATAAACATCTCTATAAAAAGATTTCCTCAATCCACCCCATATTGAATAATTTAAAAATCCAAGCCAACAATCATAAATATGACACAACATGACAAATGAATAGGAGTTATTTTTCGACAAAAAAGGGAAACATACAACAAAACTCGAATTGTAACGAAGAGAGGCATTTAAAGAAAGGGTTATTCATCCATGAAAATTAGTGGTTTTTCGATAAAAAGACCTGTATTTACAATCGTTTCGATGATTTTCGTATTAGTAATAGGGGCGGTATCATTTTTCAAAATTCCAGTAACGTTAATTCCAGACTTGAATCCACCAGTTGGCGTTGTTGTTACGAATTATCCTGGGGCAAGTCCTGCTGAGGTGAATGAAAAGGTTACGAAGCCATTAGAAGCTACTTTGGCGACACTACCAGGAATAAAAAAAGTGCAGTCAACATCATTAGAAAGCTCTAATCTTATCATTTTAGAATTCAATTGGTCGACCAATATGGATAAAGTGCAAACGGATATTTTACAACGCTTAGATATGGTGCCCTTGCCTCAAGATGCAGGGAAACCAAGCTTTTTAAAATTTGATCCTGCACAGTTTCCGATTATTCAGCTTGCCCTTTCCGCCAACGAGGAAGAGGTGGACGTAAGAGAGGTTGCGGAATCTTTAGAACAAGAACTGAAGCGTACGGAAGGTGTTGCAAGTGTTACCGTATCCGGGAAGCTTGTAGAGGAAATTCAAGTAGAAGCGGATCCCGATAAATTGGAAGCTAATCGTTTAACGCAAGCCGATTTAGTACAAATCATTCAAGCAAGCAATATTTCAATGCCAGGAGCGGAAATTTCGACGAATGAAGGACAATTACTGACAACGCGTGTCATAAGCTCCTTTACTTCGCCAAAACAAATTGCGGACTTAATTATTTCAATCAATCCTTTAACCGGAGAGGCATTAAAAATAAGTGATGTTGCAACAGTTGAACGAAAAGAGCAAAAAACAAATACGATTACACGAGCAAATAATCAACCTGCTGTATTGATGTCCGTTTTACAGGAATCTGGTGCGAATACGGCTAGTGTATCCGAAGTGTTTCAACAAGAGTTAGCGGCATTATTAAAGGAACCACAGTATGAAGGGGTAGAAGCAACCATTCTTTTTGATCAAGGGAATTACGTGCGCCTTGCAATCAATAATATTGGCTCGTCCCTCATTTTTGGTGGGATTTTTGCGATGCTTGTTTTATTTTTATTTTTGCGCGGCATTAGAAGCCCACTCATTATAGGGGTAGCGATACCATATGCAGTTATCGTGACATTTGTTTTGATGTATTTTGCCGATTTTTCATTAAACATTATGACGTTAGGTGCATTAGCGCTCGGTATTGGGATGCTGGTGGATAATGCTATTGTCGTCATCGAAAATATCGAACGTCATATAGAGTTAGGACAATCACCAAGAGATGCTGCTTTTAAGGGAACAAAGGAGGTAACAATGGCCATTAGTGCGTCCACTTTAACAACAGTGGCCGTATTTGTTCCAGTTATTTTTATTAGTGGACTGATCGGAAAGATTTTCACCGAATTTGCTTTAACAATTTCATTTAGTTTATTTGCTTCATTAGTCGTTGCATTAACAGTTGTCCCAATGTTCGCTAGTCGATTATTAACTGCAAAACCAGGGAATTTAGTAGAAAGGCGTCAGCAATCTACCTTGTATCGTCAATTTGCTAAAACGCTTAAATGGGCATTACAGCATCGCTTAATTGTAATGACAATAACTGTAATTTTATTAGTCGCATCAGGGTTTTCAATATACAAAACAGGAACGGAATTTATCCCTGCAACAGATGAAGGTTTCGTCACAATGTCGGTAATATTGCCAAAAAGCGCGTCCATGCAGTCAAGTGAAGCAGTCGTGTCGGAAATTGAAAATCTGCTTCGTGAAGAAACAGTCGTTGATGTTTATGTAAGTTTAATCGGAGGGAATCAGCAATCCGTTTCACGAGGGACGACAAGCCAAAATGAAAGCGAGATTTCCATTAAATTAGTGCCAATAGCAGAGCGTGAACAATCGATTTTTGAATTTATCGAGCAATTGGAACAAAAAGTTGAAAAACAAATTGGCGAGCGCGCGGAAGTAACGTATTCATTAGCTTCTTCCTCTGGTTCGACCCCGCATACATTAACGTTTCGTGTGACCGATACAGATGAAAACCGATTAACTGACACAGTACGCGCGATTCAACAGGAAATAGAAAAAATTGAGACGGTCACAGAAGTAATGACAGATTTAGATGCTACAAAAGAAGAAATTCAAATTGAAATTAATCGAGATGCGGCACATCAATATGGTATTTTACCCGCACAAATCGCACAAACGGTTAATAATATGACACGAGGAACATTTACAACACAAATAATTGCCGATGACGGTGAAATTTTAGCGGTTTATACCGGATTTGGTCGTGCCTATAATCAAAATGTCGATGCGTTGAACAAAATGAAGCTTCGAACAAATGCAGGTGTATTTGTAGAATTGCAGCAGCTCGCGGATATTCAAAAGAAGGCAGCACAAACAGCGATTAGACGCTCCGATCAAGCGGCGGCAGTAGCCTTTTTTGTGAAGTATCACTCATCCGAATCATTAAGTGGTATTTCGCGTAAAGTGGATGCCGCAAT is drawn from Solibacillus sp. R5-41 and contains these coding sequences:
- a CDS encoding ABC transporter ATP-binding protein: MIQIQNISVQFGDKKVLNDISITFEQGELIGLVAPNGTGKSTLMNVLMNYLQPTKGNVLFDNRLSYSSKSNEVKIHQFVSMMPDQSDLYNHLSGREHLKMFATMWKSDMKLIDETIAALNMGHYVNKKTGTYSLGMRQRLCFAMQIVANTEIMMMDEVMNGLDPNNVEIISKILMQKKAEGKLIIIASHLLDNLEKYADRIFLFNEGKLVDANEIVEGFSKATIKTIRVKKMHEKLKETIKTKYPFIEQQTLVSEMTLLHLPSSEPQLLSELTAFLVEHHVVDFAFGKVTLNDLYALYYHEVI
- a CDS encoding ABC transporter permease; protein product: MSGYFKFELKQFFTNKKNLAIYFLLAFAAFFYAIKVAPAYDPIEKVDREEIEARYLTRQEFIYSVMRSNFDFIHPVTKEYYYTYLKFNPLDKTRLTALDAGDLQEYARVTSDWYFTTNYMTYYNEHLSYNPRYYVKDRELAHALGFYHSLEQFVRYKAYAKADYALSINQFEQRTALQTVERLLIGPLPIILIICALLLAIDIVTKDCRHPSILKGFPIADWKKLLVKMLVAFIGSLALFIPLGVGFIMIGMQSGFGHFQLPSPVFTTTLQWQKEGSFDMMTLGAFLAQSFALLFMWFIVIIAVVLLCSVIFRQEMVNLAVAILIIFGEKFYLSRGVGYFWNVELYPTSYIQVGKIVSKYQNFYLGSESLDYRLGIQLLALGAGIVLILTLLISFNKRFKLVK
- a CDS encoding ABC transporter, which gives rise to MRVFQALKVGLLIERKNRKNLVALLAVVVVVFGCMFFIKAQSIGDQLNERKGDYYNSSAFLSKFQVQDASKNGDGSDLFKNLTQQKSAIALQIAALTVENYPMYYEASLRIAELRQQAFKLEDYEKVVELLPSKLQNAMNYLYFKTMYESGKDAVSDLSHYIPFLLFFFSLVGVGWYIFMSFYTSAILLDDFEHSSIIKGYPIRFDHYILSKCIIAFSYVLAFIVLIFISAAPLLLNGFGDPAEPVKVYLGEAALISSVGYIARCIGYMLVISVFVMLLSIILNVLLKNMYLTLFVHCILFFLQIIFPSLVSIFPYNPFHFMNFNEIVNGMPLDLAKPVDITMNAGLLIMTICIMIMLFVIKTFFSTGKIKRT
- a CDS encoding efflux RND transporter permease subunit, yielding MKISGFSIKRPVFTIVSMIFVLVIGAVSFFKIPVTLIPDLNPPVGVVVTNYPGASPAEVNEKVTKPLEATLATLPGIKKVQSTSLESSNLIILEFNWSTNMDKVQTDILQRLDMVPLPQDAGKPSFLKFDPAQFPIIQLALSANEEEVDVREVAESLEQELKRTEGVASVTVSGKLVEEIQVEADPDKLEANRLTQADLVQIIQASNISMPGAEISTNEGQLLTTRVISSFTSPKQIADLIISINPLTGEALKISDVATVERKEQKTNTITRANNQPAVLMSVLQESGANTASVSEVFQQELAALLKEPQYEGVEATILFDQGNYVRLAINNIGSSLIFGGIFAMLVLFLFLRGIRSPLIIGVAIPYAVIVTFVLMYFADFSLNIMTLGALALGIGMLVDNAIVVIENIERHIELGQSPRDAAFKGTKEVTMAISASTLTTVAVFVPVIFISGLIGKIFTEFALTISFSLFASLVVALTVVPMFASRLLTAKPGNLVERRQQSTLYRQFAKTLKWALQHRLIVMTITVILLVASGFSIYKTGTEFIPATDEGFVTMSVILPKSASMQSSEAVVSEIENLLREETVVDVYVSLIGGNQQSVSRGTTSQNESEISIKLVPIAEREQSIFEFIEQLEQKVEKQIGERAEVTYSLASSSGSTPHTLTFRVTDTDENRLTDTVRAIQQEIEKIETVTEVMTDLDATKEEIQIEINRDAAHQYGILPAQIAQTVNNMTRGTFTTQIIADDGEILAVYTGFGRAYNQNVDALNKMKLRTNAGVFVELQQLADIQKKAAQTAIRRSDQAAAVAFFVKYHSSESLSGISRKVDAAIEHAEVPSSTKIVNSGDRELFDSAKQDMILAIVLSVILVYLVMAAQFESFKLPFVMIFSVPLMVIGVAGALLVTNTLLGVTAIIGVLILVGIVVNNGIVLVDYINQKRQQGLALQEAIIEGAQDRIRPILMTALTTILGLIPLALGIGEGTEMNEPMAVVVIGGLLSSTILTLFIVPIIYSLIEKEI